DNA from Massilia antarctica:
GCCGCGATCGACCGCATCTACCGCCGCACCGATGAAATCACCGACTTCGCGCGCGAGCTGGAACTGGATCTGGGTGACACTTTCGTCGACTTCGGCACCCTGGCCGCCAATCCGAACCTGGAAGAGGCCCCCATCGTCAAGCTGCTGCAATCGGTGTTCGACGACGCCACCCAGGTGCGCGCCTCGGACATCCACATCGAACCGCAGGAAACGCGGCTGCAAATCCGCTTCCGCATCGATGGCGTTCTGCATTTGCAGACCGAGGCCGATATCAAGATCGCCACCCCGCTGGCGCTGCGCCTGAAACTGATGTCCGACCTCGACATTTCCGAGAAACGCTTGCCGCAGGATGGACGCTTCGCCGTCAAGGTCAAGCAGCAGCGCATCGACGTGCGGATTTCGACCATGCCGACCCAGTACGGCGAATCGGTCGTCATGCGGCTGCTGAACCAGGGCGGCACCACCCTGCGGCTGGACGCGATCGGCATGCCGGCGCGCCTGGTGGAAAAATTCCGCGCCATCGTGCAGCGCCCCAATGGCCTGGTGCTGGTCACCGGCCCCACGGGGAGCGGCAAGACCACCACCCTGTATAGCGCGCTGGCTGAACTCAATTCCGTCGAGAAAAAGCTGATCACGGTGGAAGACCCGGTCGAGTACCGCCTGCCCGGCATCAACCAGGTACAGGTGAACGAAAAAATCGACCTCTCGTTCGCGCGCGTGCTGCGCTCGGCACTGCGCCAGGATCCCGACATTGTGCTGGTCGGCGAGATGCGCGACCAGGAAACCGCCCAGATCGGCCTGCGCGCCGCCATGACGGGTCACTTGGTCCTGTCGACCCTGCACACCAACGACGCGGCCAGCACGCCGCTGCGCCTGATGGACATGGGCGTGCCGCGCTACATGGTGGGCAGCTCCCTGCAAGCGGTGCTGGCGCAGCGCCTGGTGCGGGTGATTTGCGAAAGCTGCAGCACCACGTACCAATTGACCCCGACCGAGCGCGAATGGCTGCGCGCGGAATTGCACGAGCATGCCGACAGCACCCAGTTTTTCCACGGTAAAGGATGTTCGCATTGCAACGGCATGGGATACCGCGGCCGGACCGGCGTGTATGAACTGCTGGAAATGACGCGCGCCGTGGTGGACGCGGCCAACCATCCCGATCCGGCCCACTTCCTGAAGGCGGCGCACGCCGAAATGCAGGGCGAAACCTTGCGCCGCCACGCCGTGCAGCTGGCCGTGCAGGGCCGCACCACGGTGTCCGAAGCGATGCGCATCAGTAACCAGATCGAGGAATAAACCGTGCCGTTCTTCGCCTACAAGGGACGCAATGCCAAAGGCGAGCTGATGCAAGGCGTGCTGGAGGGCGCCGACAGCGGGGCCGTTGCCGACCAGCTGTTCGGCAACGGCGTCACGCCGCTGGAGATCACCGCGACCAGCCGCACGGTCACCAGCAGCGGCGATGAAGAAAGCTGGCTCGACCGCATGTTCGAGAAAAAAGTCACGTCGATGGATGTGCAGTTATTCAGCCGTCAACTCTACACCTTGCTCAAATCCGGCGTGCCCATCATGCGCGGGCTGGCCGGGCTGCAGGAATCGGCCATCAGCAAGTCGTTCGGCAAGGTGATCAAGGATTTGCGCGAGTCGCTCGATTCCGGGCGCGAACTGTCGGCCGCCATGCGCCGCCATCCGACCGTGTTTTCCAATTTCTACCTGTCGATGGTGAGGGTGGGCGAAATGACCGGGCGCCTCGAAGATGTGTTCCTGCGCCTGTTCGACCACCTCGAATTCGACCGCGACATGCGCGAACGGGTGAAAACCGCCACGCGCTATCCGATGTTCGTGATGATCGCCATGCTGCTGGCGATGATCGTGGTGAACATTTTCGTCATTCCCCAGTTCGTGAAGGTGTTCGAAAGCTTCAATTCGCAATTGCCGCTGATGACGCGCATCCTGATCGCCAGCTCGAACTTCATGGTGCGCTTCTGGCCGGCGATGCTGGGATTCTCGGTGGTGGGGTTTTTCGGCTGGCGCTCCTACATCAATTCGGTGGACGGGCGCATGTGGTGGGACCGGGTGCGCCTGCGTCTCCCGATCGCCGGCAAGATCATCCTGAAAGGCACCATGGCACGCTTTGCGCGCAGTTTCGCGCTGTCCATGAAGAGCGGGGTGCCGATGGTGCAGGCGCTCAC
Protein-coding regions in this window:
- a CDS encoding GspE/PulE family protein, with product MARPEKVRLGEILVQQKLLSEDQLGAALQDQKRTGRKLGRVFIENGFVTEEQISGALAKQLDIPYINLKFYNTNPDIVRQLPETQARRFRAIALEDRRGALLIGMSDPTDLFAYDEIARLVKRNIELAVVNETEVLAAIDRIYRRTDEITDFARELELDLGDTFVDFGTLAANPNLEEAPIVKLLQSVFDDATQVRASDIHIEPQETRLQIRFRIDGVLHLQTEADIKIATPLALRLKLMSDLDISEKRLPQDGRFAVKVKQQRIDVRISTMPTQYGESVVMRLLNQGGTTLRLDAIGMPARLVEKFRAIVQRPNGLVLVTGPTGSGKTTTLYSALAELNSVEKKLITVEDPVEYRLPGINQVQVNEKIDLSFARVLRSALRQDPDIVLVGEMRDQETAQIGLRAAMTGHLVLSTLHTNDAASTPLRLMDMGVPRYMVGSSLQAVLAQRLVRVICESCSTTYQLTPTEREWLRAELHEHADSTQFFHGKGCSHCNGMGYRGRTGVYELLEMTRAVVDAANHPDPAHFLKAAHAEMQGETLRRHAVQLAVQGRTTVSEAMRISNQIEE
- a CDS encoding type II secretion system F family protein, whose product is MPFFAYKGRNAKGELMQGVLEGADSGAVADQLFGNGVTPLEITATSRTVTSSGDEESWLDRMFEKKVTSMDVQLFSRQLYTLLKSGVPIMRGLAGLQESAISKSFGKVIKDLRESLDSGRELSAAMRRHPTVFSNFYLSMVRVGEMTGRLEDVFLRLFDHLEFDRDMRERVKTATRYPMFVMIAMLLAMIVVNIFVIPQFVKVFESFNSQLPLMTRILIASSNFMVRFWPAMLGFSVVGFFGWRSYINSVDGRMWWDRVRLRLPIAGKIILKGTMARFARSFALSMKSGVPMVQALTVVSQTVDNAYLSSRVEQMRDGVERGESILRTAVAAGVFTPIVLQMVAVGEETGSLDDLMDEIGQMYEREVDYELKTLSAQIEPIMIVFLGAMVLVLALGIFLPIWDLGKAALHK